A DNA window from Streptomyces sp. CA-278952 contains the following coding sequences:
- a CDS encoding alpha-hydroxy acid oxidase, with protein MTVAEVLEDPDPVCLDDVRADARAVLDPGVWDFVEGGSGTEAVLAANRAAFADIALVPRVLTGVAEADTRTRLLGSHAAMPVAVAPMAYQRLVHEDGELATALAARTAGVPFVVSTLSSHRVEDIAATGATTWFQLYCLRDRAKNHELVARAEAAGCEALMVTVDVPLMGRRLRDVRNGFTLPRHVRAANLDSGPATEAHRRFGGGSALAVHTSSAFAPGLNWRDLAELRARTSLPVVVKGILDQRDARAAVDVGADAVVVSNHGGRQLDGAVPSARALPAVAEAVGGDCEVLLDSGVRGGMDVLKALALGARGVLLGRPVLWGLAAGGERGVEQVLGLVRTELGQGMTLAGCADATAAAALRTERTGAHA; from the coding sequence ATGACGGTCGCCGAGGTGCTCGAGGACCCCGATCCGGTGTGCCTGGACGACGTCCGGGCGGACGCCCGCGCGGTGCTGGACCCCGGCGTCTGGGACTTCGTCGAGGGCGGCAGCGGTACGGAGGCGGTCCTGGCAGCGAACCGCGCCGCCTTCGCCGACATCGCGCTCGTGCCGCGGGTCCTCACCGGCGTCGCCGAGGCCGACACTCGCACCCGGCTGCTCGGCAGCCACGCCGCGATGCCCGTCGCCGTCGCGCCCATGGCCTACCAGCGGCTGGTCCATGAGGACGGCGAACTCGCCACCGCCCTGGCGGCCCGCACGGCCGGCGTCCCCTTCGTCGTGAGCACCCTGAGCAGCCACCGCGTGGAGGACATCGCCGCGACCGGGGCGACCACCTGGTTCCAGCTCTACTGCCTGCGCGACCGGGCCAAAAACCACGAACTGGTCGCCCGTGCCGAGGCCGCCGGCTGCGAGGCGCTCATGGTCACCGTCGATGTTCCGCTGATGGGTCGCAGGCTCCGGGACGTCCGCAACGGCTTCACGCTCCCCCGCCACGTGCGGGCGGCCAACCTGGACAGCGGTCCGGCCACCGAGGCGCATCGCCGGTTCGGCGGCGGCTCGGCGCTCGCCGTGCACACCAGCAGCGCGTTCGCGCCCGGGCTGAACTGGCGCGACCTGGCCGAGCTGCGCGCCAGGACGTCGCTGCCCGTGGTGGTAAAAGGAATCCTCGACCAGCGGGACGCCCGCGCGGCCGTGGATGTCGGAGCCGACGCCGTCGTGGTGTCCAACCACGGGGGCCGCCAGCTGGACGGCGCCGTGCCCAGCGCCCGGGCGCTGCCTGCCGTGGCCGAGGCCGTCGGCGGCGACTGCGAAGTCCTGCTGGACAGCGGCGTGCGCGGCGGCATGGACGTGCTGAAGGCGCTAGCCCTCGGGGCCCGGGGCGTCCTGCTCGGCCGCCCGGTGCTGTGGGGCCTCGCGGCGGGCGGAGAGCGGGGCGTGGAGCAGGTACTGGGCCTGGTGCGAACCGAGTTGGGCCAGGGCATGACGCTGGCCGGATGCGCTGACGCCACGGCCGCGGCGGCGCTGCGTACGGAGAGGACGGGCGCCCATGCCTGA
- a CDS encoding ATP-binding cassette domain-containing protein — protein sequence MDVEAPAGEVVAFAGGNGSGKSTLLRIAVGLSRPTRGTVVDRPPVVGYVPDRFSPNERMSAVAYLTHMGRVRGLTTSVASARADRLLDRLALVGGKHAPLRSLSKGNAQKVALAQALLVDPGLLVLDEPWSGLDADAHGVLAEIMTEVAASGGTVVFTDHRESVTRARATRTYTVSRGHVALKGPETRATEQRPVSDVVLTAGRDGRVPQDLGWEQLDGVLTVSRDVMGVRMSVGRESTDALLFTALQHGWSVERVTGTTTDHHETPNAATKGDMR from the coding sequence GTGGACGTGGAGGCCCCGGCCGGCGAGGTTGTGGCATTCGCAGGCGGGAACGGATCGGGTAAGTCGACACTGCTGCGGATCGCGGTGGGCCTGTCGCGGCCGACTCGCGGCACGGTGGTCGACCGGCCGCCCGTCGTCGGGTACGTCCCGGACCGGTTCTCACCCAACGAACGCATGTCGGCCGTGGCGTACCTGACACACATGGGCCGCGTCCGCGGGCTGACCACCTCGGTCGCTTCGGCGCGGGCCGACCGGCTGCTGGACCGGCTCGCCCTGGTGGGCGGCAAGCACGCCCCCCTGCGGAGCCTGTCGAAGGGCAACGCGCAGAAGGTCGCGCTGGCCCAGGCCCTCCTGGTGGACCCCGGGCTGCTCGTCCTGGACGAGCCGTGGTCCGGGCTGGACGCTGACGCCCACGGTGTGCTCGCCGAGATCATGACCGAGGTCGCGGCCTCCGGTGGCACCGTCGTGTTCACCGACCACCGCGAATCGGTCACCCGGGCCCGCGCCACCCGGACCTACACGGTCAGCAGGGGCCACGTGGCCCTGAAGGGGCCCGAGACGCGGGCCACCGAGCAGCGGCCCGTGTCCGACGTCGTCCTGACCGCGGGCCGGGACGGCCGGGTACCGCAGGACCTCGGCTGGGAACAACTCGACGGCGTACTGACGGTGAGCCGGGACGTCATGGGCGTCAGGATGAGCGTGGGGCGCGAGTCCACCGACGCTCTGCTGTTCACCGCACTCCAGCACGGCTGGTCCGTCGAGCGCGTCACCGGGACGACCACGGACCACCACGAGACGCCGAACGCCGCGACCAAGGGAGACATGCGGTGA
- the hppD gene encoding 4-hydroxyphenylpyruvate dioxygenase produces the protein MNASRNTGFQDMSIDHVTLYVEDLDAKADELARAYGLEVYATAVAEDGARSAAVGRERIRLVLTEAVADDHPAAVYTRLHGEGVADIALRVPDASAAFAEAVRRGARPVAEPAERDGVVTASVMAFGDVRHTLVQRLEGVPGDRLPGFVPATGGAPPAPTGLLEIDHFAVCLEPGALRPVVEFYERVLDFRNTFTEKIVVGSQAMDSEVVQNPSGTVTLTLIEPDTRREPGQIDFFIKNHGGAGVQHIAFRTEDIVQSVGAMRTRGVDFLTTPATYYRMLGDRLRLVRHSADRLADFDVLADEDHAGQLFQIFTRSVHPRRTLFFEVIERAGATTFGSGNIKALYEAVEAEQLG, from the coding sequence GTGAACGCATCACGGAACACCGGCTTCCAGGACATGTCCATCGATCATGTGACGCTGTACGTCGAGGATCTCGACGCCAAGGCGGACGAACTCGCCCGCGCCTACGGCCTCGAGGTGTACGCCACGGCCGTCGCGGAGGACGGGGCGCGTTCTGCCGCGGTCGGCCGCGAGCGGATACGGCTGGTCCTGACCGAGGCGGTGGCCGACGACCACCCGGCCGCCGTGTACACCCGGCTGCACGGCGAGGGGGTCGCCGACATCGCCCTGAGGGTGCCCGACGCCTCGGCCGCCTTCGCCGAGGCCGTCCGCCGAGGTGCCCGACCGGTCGCGGAACCGGCCGAGCGCGACGGCGTCGTCACCGCCTCGGTGATGGCCTTCGGTGACGTCCGGCACACCTTGGTCCAGCGCCTCGAAGGCGTTCCCGGCGACCGGCTCCCGGGCTTCGTCCCCGCAACCGGCGGCGCACCGCCCGCCCCGACCGGACTGCTGGAGATCGACCACTTCGCGGTCTGCCTGGAACCGGGCGCACTTCGGCCGGTCGTCGAGTTCTACGAGCGGGTCCTCGACTTCCGCAACACCTTCACCGAGAAGATCGTCGTCGGTTCGCAGGCGATGGACTCCGAGGTCGTCCAGAACCCGTCCGGCACGGTGACGCTCACCCTCATCGAGCCCGACACCCGCCGAGAGCCCGGTCAGATCGACTTCTTCATCAAGAACCATGGCGGCGCCGGCGTCCAGCACATCGCCTTCCGTACCGAGGACATCGTCCAGTCGGTGGGCGCCATGCGCACCCGGGGTGTCGACTTCCTGACCACCCCCGCCACCTACTACCGCATGCTGGGTGACCGGCTGCGGCTGGTACGGCACTCCGCGGACCGGCTCGCCGACTTCGACGTCCTGGCCGACGAGGACCACGCCGGTCAGCTCTTCCAGATCTTCACCAGGTCGGTCCACCCCCGCAGGACGCTGTTCTTCGAGGTCATCGAGCGGGCGGGGGCCACCACCTTCGGCAGCGGCAACATCAAGGCGCTGTACGAGGCCGTCGAAGCGGAGCAGCTGGGATGA
- a CDS encoding MbtH family protein — translation MTNPFEDENGTYFVLRNDEGQHSLWPAFADVPAGWTAVFGEAGRQACLDHIEENWTDMRPASLVAAMGDSAE, via the coding sequence GTGACCAACCCCTTTGAGGACGAGAACGGCACCTACTTCGTGCTGCGCAACGACGAAGGGCAGCACTCCCTGTGGCCGGCGTTCGCCGACGTACCCGCCGGCTGGACGGCCGTGTTCGGCGAGGCCGGCCGACAGGCCTGCCTGGACCACATCGAGGAGAACTGGACCGACATGCGTCCCGCCAGCCTGGTCGCGGCGATGGGAGACAGTGCCGAATGA
- a CDS encoding aminotransferase-like domain-containing protein → MPDTESVDLVTAELHGSLEDPALTSMNFLNEITGRYPEALSFAPGRPVERFFDVESVHRRLRTFTDHLSGELGYSQGEVSRTLCQYGRTKGIVHGLVARSLARDEGIDADPESIVVTVGCQEAMFLVLRALRANPRDVLLSVSPMYVGLTGAARLVDMPVLPVAGGAAGIDLDDLVARIHGARQRGLRPRACYVMPDFANPSGLSMDLATRRALLEVAEREDILLLEDNPYGLFHGGGGKPPTLKALDSARRVVYLGSFAKTVLPGARVGYAVADQRVRDARGTTGLFADQLSKIKSMVTVNTSPIAQAVVGGALLENGYSLDSANGREQEVYRRNLRQVVDGLEARFADCPGVSWNTPAGGFFVSVTVPFTVDDDLLEVSARRFGVLWTPMCHFYSGPGGSNELRLSVSSLSGAEIEEGLDRLAALFVERSRGSVNMRFVHSGDRAP, encoded by the coding sequence ATGCCTGACACGGAATCCGTGGACCTGGTCACGGCGGAGCTGCACGGATCGCTGGAGGACCCGGCGCTCACGTCGATGAACTTCCTCAACGAGATCACCGGGCGTTACCCCGAGGCGCTGTCCTTCGCGCCGGGCCGCCCCGTGGAACGGTTCTTCGATGTGGAGTCCGTCCACCGCCGCCTGCGGACCTTTACCGACCACCTCTCCGGCGAACTGGGCTACTCCCAGGGGGAGGTGAGCCGGACACTGTGCCAGTACGGCCGTACAAAGGGCATCGTGCACGGCCTCGTTGCCCGCAGCCTCGCGCGCGACGAGGGCATCGACGCCGACCCGGAGTCGATCGTGGTCACCGTCGGCTGCCAGGAGGCGATGTTCCTGGTCCTGCGGGCGCTGCGCGCCAACCCGCGCGATGTTCTGCTGTCGGTCTCGCCCATGTACGTCGGCCTCACCGGTGCGGCACGGCTGGTCGACATGCCGGTGCTGCCCGTCGCCGGCGGCGCGGCCGGTATCGACCTGGACGACCTTGTCGCGCGGATCCACGGCGCGAGGCAGCGGGGCCTGCGTCCGCGGGCGTGCTACGTGATGCCCGACTTCGCCAATCCGTCCGGTCTCAGCATGGACCTGGCCACCCGCCGCGCGCTGCTGGAGGTGGCCGAGAGGGAGGACATCCTCCTGCTGGAGGACAACCCGTACGGGTTGTTCCACGGCGGAGGGGGAAAGCCGCCCACCCTCAAGGCGCTGGACAGCGCGCGCCGCGTGGTCTACCTGGGCTCTTTCGCCAAGACGGTGCTGCCCGGCGCCAGGGTCGGCTACGCGGTGGCCGATCAGCGCGTCCGCGACGCGCGGGGCACCACCGGCCTGTTCGCCGACCAGCTCTCCAAGATCAAGAGCATGGTCACGGTGAACACCTCACCCATCGCCCAAGCAGTGGTCGGCGGAGCGCTGTTGGAGAACGGTTACAGCCTGGACTCGGCGAACGGCCGGGAACAGGAGGTCTACCGGCGCAACCTCCGCCAGGTCGTGGACGGACTGGAGGCCAGGTTCGCCGACTGCCCAGGCGTCTCCTGGAACACCCCGGCCGGCGGGTTCTTCGTGAGCGTGACCGTGCCCTTCACGGTCGACGACGACCTGTTGGAGGTGTCCGCACGGCGCTTCGGCGTGCTCTGGACACCGATGTGCCACTTCTACAGCGGACCGGGCGGCTCCAACGAGCTGCGTCTCTCGGTCAGTTCGCTCAGCGGTGCCGAGATCGAGGAGGGACTCGACCGGCTCGCCGCTCTCTTCGTCGAACGGAGTCGTGGCTCCGTGAATATGCGGTTTGTGCACAGCGGAGACCGAGCCCCGTAA